One Methylobacterium sp. AMS5 genomic region harbors:
- a CDS encoding HD domain-containing phosphohydrolase: protein MLALVLDDAEMNNLVMVASLRPLAGCTPQAFTVPAEALAFAAMRASEIGVVITDYEMPGMNGVEFIRAVRRLPGLTNVPTIMVTSHDQRSLRREALEAGATDFLTKPADAVEIRARVTNLLALSAAHRAQRDHAAQLAREVAAAVALVEERERQIVSTLMRAAEHRDSDTGDHIARVSAYVGLIAEAMRMPASDARQLCLAATMHDVGKIAVPDAILLKPGALTPEERREMEQHADRGRRILGGSDSPVMRLAAEIAGSHHERWDGTGYPYRLKGEAIPLSGRIVAVADVFDALTTQRPYKQAWSPERARAFLQENAGSHFDPAIVEAFLSRWADVQTFLDLGRDTASAAA, encoded by the coding sequence ATGCTCGCTCTCGTCCTCGACGATGCCGAGATGAACAACCTGGTGATGGTCGCCTCGTTGCGGCCGCTCGCCGGTTGCACGCCGCAGGCCTTCACCGTGCCGGCCGAGGCGCTCGCCTTCGCGGCGATGCGGGCGTCCGAGATCGGGGTCGTCATCACCGACTACGAGATGCCGGGCATGAACGGCGTCGAATTCATCCGGGCGGTGCGGCGCCTTCCCGGCCTCACCAACGTCCCCACGATCATGGTGACGAGCCACGACCAGCGGAGCCTGCGCCGCGAGGCGCTGGAGGCGGGAGCGACCGACTTCCTCACGAAACCCGCCGACGCGGTCGAGATCCGTGCCCGCGTCACGAACCTGCTCGCCCTCTCCGCGGCCCACCGGGCGCAGCGCGACCATGCCGCGCAGCTCGCCCGCGAGGTGGCGGCGGCGGTGGCCCTGGTCGAGGAGCGCGAGCGCCAGATCGTCTCGACCCTCATGCGCGCCGCCGAGCACCGCGATTCCGACACCGGCGATCACATCGCCCGCGTCTCCGCCTATGTCGGGCTGATCGCCGAGGCGATGCGGATGCCCGCATCCGATGCCCGTCAGCTCTGTCTGGCCGCGACCATGCACGACGTCGGCAAGATCGCCGTGCCGGACGCGATCCTGCTCAAGCCGGGCGCCCTCACCCCCGAGGAGCGCCGGGAGATGGAGCAGCACGCCGACCGGGGACGGCGCATCCTGGGCGGAAGCGATTCGCCCGTCATGCGGCTCGCCGCCGAGATCGCGGGAAGCCACCACGAGCGCTGGGACGGGACCGGCTACCCGTATCGCCTGAAGGGCGAGGCCATCCCCCTGTCCGGCCGCATCGTCGCGGTGGCCGACGTCTTCGACGCGCTGACGACCCAGCGTCCCTACAAGCAGGCTTGGTCACCGGAGCGGGCGCGGGCCTTTCTGCAGGAGAACGCCGGCTCCCACTTCGACCCGGCCATCGTCGAGGCGTTCCTGAGCCGCTGGGCCGACGTCCAGACCTTCCTCGATCTCGGCCGCGACACCGCATCCGCGGCCGCCTGA
- the fixJ gene encoding response regulator FixJ codes for MAPALVHVVDDDPAMRDSVAFLLDTAGFDVRLYEAGTALLARLTQPLRGCILTDIRMPGLDGLALFRSLRSAGHTLPIVMMTGHGDVPLAVEAMKLGACDFIEKPFDGEALLRALQAALEQGGHNGSADPILQDFMRRLATLSERERQVLDHLVTGGTSKEIGRRLRISPRTVEIYRAKVMAKTRAGSLQELVRWAVLAGFV; via the coding sequence ATGGCCCCTGCCCTCGTGCATGTCGTGGACGACGACCCCGCCATGCGCGACTCGGTCGCGTTCCTCCTCGACACGGCCGGCTTCGACGTGCGGCTCTACGAGGCGGGAACGGCCTTGCTGGCGCGACTCACGCAGCCGCTCCGGGGGTGCATCCTGACCGATATCCGCATGCCCGGCCTCGACGGGTTGGCACTGTTCCGCTCCCTCCGCTCGGCCGGTCACACGCTTCCTATCGTGATGATGACGGGGCACGGGGACGTGCCGCTCGCGGTGGAGGCGATGAAGCTTGGGGCGTGCGACTTCATCGAGAAGCCGTTCGATGGCGAGGCGCTCCTGCGGGCGCTGCAGGCCGCCCTGGAGCAGGGTGGGCATAACGGCTCGGCCGATCCGATCCTGCAGGACTTCATGCGGCGGTTGGCGACCTTGAGCGAGCGCGAGCGCCAGGTTCTCGATCATCTGGTGACCGGGGGCACCAGCAAGGAGATCGGGCGAAGGCTCCGGATCAGCCCGCGAACCGTCGAGATCTACCGGGCCAAGGTCATGGCCAAGACGCGGGCGGGAAGCCTGCAGGAACTGGTGCGCTGGGCCGTGCTCGCCGGCTTCGTGTGA
- a CDS encoding universal stress protein, translating to MSHPASSALTGIRDVLVGIAVENESDRDSPAIGYGLSLARDAGAHLTLQSAAWRLSGDNRWISGFDDGSVADIDRRLDRLARAIADRTAGDAAQAGVVCTTETPSLHYPAIIQRLAEQARLHDLAILDAEVWTCDLDREAIETTLFKSGRPVIAVPPGHTGFSGRRIIVSWDGSAQAARAANDAMPFLRAAEAVEIVSIGDAADIRDSVPGAEFAPHLARHGVNVTVNNLPVSGSIGDTLRSQAGLFRADLIVMGAYRHSRTRQFFFGGVTRSLLRSCPVPLFLSR from the coding sequence ATGTCCCACCCTGCCTCATCCGCGCTCACCGGCATCCGCGACGTCCTCGTCGGGATTGCCGTCGAGAACGAAAGCGACAGGGATTCGCCGGCCATCGGCTACGGCCTGTCACTGGCCAGGGACGCAGGTGCCCACCTCACGCTCCAATCGGCGGCCTGGCGGCTCTCGGGCGACAATCGCTGGATCAGCGGTTTCGACGACGGCAGCGTCGCGGATATCGACCGGCGCCTCGATCGGCTGGCCCGCGCCATCGCGGACCGCACCGCGGGTGATGCGGCGCAGGCGGGCGTCGTGTGCACGACCGAGACGCCGAGCCTGCACTATCCGGCCATCATCCAGCGGCTGGCGGAACAGGCACGGCTGCACGATCTGGCGATTCTGGATGCCGAGGTCTGGACCTGCGACCTCGACCGCGAGGCGATCGAGACGACCCTGTTCAAGAGCGGTCGCCCGGTCATCGCGGTGCCGCCGGGGCACACGGGCTTTTCCGGCCGCCGGATCATCGTCTCTTGGGACGGAAGCGCCCAGGCGGCGCGGGCCGCCAACGACGCGATGCCGTTCCTGCGGGCGGCCGAGGCGGTCGAGATCGTCTCGATCGGCGACGCGGCGGATATCCGCGATTCGGTGCCCGGGGCCGAGTTCGCGCCGCACCTCGCGCGGCACGGGGTGAACGTCACCGTCAACAACCTGCCCGTCTCCGGCTCCATCGGCGACACCCTGCGGAGCCAAGCCGGTCTGTTCCGGGCCGACCTGATCGTGATGGGCGCCTACCGCCATTCCCGCACGCGCCAGTTCTTCTTCGGCGGTGTGACGCGCTCGCTGCTGCGAAGCTGCCCCGTTCCGCTGTTCCTGTCCCGCTGA
- a CDS encoding PAS domain S-box protein encodes MESMTLSMAAAEAIQVGGEALTAEDFRETLHEVGVCIWSLDIPTGRVTASQTCGCLFGIPSERLTSFAATQDLVHPDDRQARAHAIESVLRDGGSYEIEYRVVPPNGRGGWLRSRGQVHLDAEGWPHRHRGVVFSIEEQKQVEAELRAREAHLRSILDTMPEAMVVLDEAGLIHSLNPAAERLFGYAAGEAIGQDVRILMPEPMPDGHAADLKRYRRTRQRHIIGTTRCVTGRRHDGSTFPMELAIGEMHSGERTFFTGFINDLTAQRRTEARLQELQSELGHVSRLSAMGEMATTLAHELNQPLGAITNYTNGCRRLLAHPDPETIARAQEVLDKAAEQALRARQIIARLREFVARGETEKRVEPVATMIEEAGALTLAAAGEQGITAHVVPDPQVGSVLVDRVQVQQVLVNLMRNACEAMQRSSRRELTVATRRVSPDLAEVAVSDTGPGIAEEVADRLFQPFITTKDAGMGVGLSICRTIIEAHGGRLWVGSNAAGGATFRLTLPTAPERGR; translated from the coding sequence ATGGAATCGATGACGCTTTCCATGGCCGCGGCTGAAGCGATTCAGGTGGGCGGTGAAGCGCTGACGGCCGAGGACTTCCGGGAGACCCTCCACGAGGTCGGTGTCTGCATCTGGTCGCTGGACATTCCCACCGGCCGTGTCACCGCTTCGCAGACCTGCGGCTGCCTCTTCGGCATTCCATCCGAACGACTGACGAGCTTTGCCGCGACCCAGGATCTGGTCCACCCGGACGACCGCCAAGCCCGCGCTCACGCCATCGAGAGCGTGCTGCGGGACGGCGGCAGTTACGAGATCGAATACCGTGTCGTGCCGCCGAATGGGCGGGGTGGCTGGTTGCGCTCGCGGGGGCAGGTGCATCTCGACGCCGAGGGCTGGCCCCACCGGCACCGCGGGGTCGTCTTCAGCATCGAAGAGCAGAAGCAGGTGGAGGCGGAGCTGCGCGCTCGCGAGGCCCATCTCCGCTCGATCCTCGACACGATGCCGGAGGCGATGGTGGTCCTCGACGAGGCGGGGCTGATCCACTCGCTCAACCCGGCGGCCGAACGCCTCTTCGGCTACGCGGCCGGCGAGGCGATCGGGCAGGACGTCCGCATCCTGATGCCGGAGCCGATGCCGGATGGACATGCTGCCGACCTCAAGCGCTATCGGCGGACGCGCCAGCGCCACATCATCGGCACCACGCGGTGCGTGACGGGGCGACGGCATGACGGCTCGACCTTTCCGATGGAGCTGGCCATCGGCGAGATGCATTCGGGCGAGCGGACCTTCTTCACCGGCTTCATCAACGACCTCACCGCGCAACGGCGGACCGAGGCGCGGCTTCAGGAACTCCAGTCCGAGCTGGGGCATGTCTCCCGCCTGAGCGCCATGGGCGAGATGGCGACGACCCTGGCCCACGAGCTGAATCAGCCGCTCGGCGCCATCACCAACTACACCAACGGCTGCCGCCGCCTCCTCGCCCATCCCGACCCCGAGACCATCGCCAGGGCACAGGAGGTTCTCGACAAGGCGGCCGAGCAGGCGTTGCGGGCCCGGCAGATCATCGCCCGCCTGCGGGAATTCGTCGCCCGTGGCGAGACGGAGAAGCGGGTCGAGCCGGTCGCGACGATGATCGAGGAGGCCGGCGCCCTGACCCTGGCGGCGGCCGGCGAGCAGGGCATCACGGCCCACGTCGTGCCGGATCCGCAGGTCGGATCGGTGCTGGTCGACCGGGTTCAGGTGCAGCAGGTACTGGTCAACCTGATGCGTAACGCCTGCGAGGCGATGCAGCGCAGCAGCCGGCGCGAGCTGACCGTCGCGACGCGGCGGGTTTCGCCGGATTTGGCCGAGGTCGCGGTGTCGGATACCGGCCCCGGTATCGCCGAGGAGGTGGCCGACCGGCTGTTCCAGCCCTTCATCACCACCAAGGATGCCGGGATGGGCGTCGGACTCTCGATCTGCCGCACCATCATCGAGGCGCATGGCGGCCGCCTCTGGGTCGGGTCCAACGCCGCGGGCGGGGCGACCTTCCGGCTGACGCTGCCGACCGCACCCGAGAGAGGGCGGTAG